The following coding sequences lie in one Manis javanica isolate MJ-LG chromosome X, MJ_LKY, whole genome shotgun sequence genomic window:
- the FLNA gene encoding filamin-A isoform X3 gives MSSSHSRAGQSAAGAAPGGGVDTRDAEMPATEKDLAEDAPWKKIQQNTFTRWCNEHLKCVSKRIANLQTDLSDGLRLIALLEVLSQKKMHRKHNQRPTFRQMQLENVSVALEFLDRESIKLVSIDSKAIVDGNLKLILGLIWTLILHYSISMPMWDEDEDEEAKKQTPKQRLLGWIQNKLPQLPITNFSRDWQSGRALGALVDSCAPGLCPDWDSWDASKPVNNAREAMQQADDWLGIPQVITPEEIVDPNVDEHSVMTYLSQFPKAKLKPGAPLRPKLNPKKARAYGPGIEPTGNMVKKRAEFTVETRSAGQGEVLVYVEDPAGHQEEAKVTANNDKNRTFSVWYIPEVMGTHKVTVLFAGQHIAKSPFEVYVDKSQGDASKVTAQGPGLEPSGNIANKTTYFEIFTAGAGTGEVEVVIQDPAGQKGTVEPQLEARGDSTYRCSYQPTMEGIHTVHVTFAGMPIPRSPYTVTVGQACNPGACRAVGRGLQPKGVRVKETADFKVYTKGAGSGELKVTVKGPKGEERVKQKDLGDGVYGFEYYPMVPGMYTVTITWGSQNIGRSPFEVKVGTECGDQKVRAWGPGLEGGVVGRSADFVVEAIGDDVGTLGFSVEGPSQAKIECDDKGDGSCDVRYWPQEAGEYAVHVLCNSEDIRLSPFMADIREAPQDFHPDRVKARGPGLEKTGVAVNKPAEFIVDAKHGGKAPLRVQVQDSEGCPVEASVKDNGNGTYSCSYVPRKPVKHTAMVSWGGVSIPHSPFRVNVGAGSHPNKVKVYGPGVAKTGLKAHEPTYFTVDCTEAGQGDVSIGIKCAPGVVGPTEADIDFDIIRNDNDTFTVKYTPRGAGSYTIMVLFADQATPTSPIRVKVEPSHDASKVKAEGPGLSRTGVELGKPTHFTVSAKAAGKGQLDVQFSGPAKGDAVRDVDIIDHHDNTYTVKYTPVQQGPVGINVTYGGDPIPKSPFSVGVAPSLDLSKIKVSGLGEKVDVGKDQEFTVKSKGAGGQGKVASKIVGPLGTVVPCKVEPGLGTDNSVVRFVPREEGPYEVEVTYDGVPVPGSPFPLEAVPPTKPSKVKAFGPGLQGGSAGSPARFTIDTKGAGTGGLGLTVEGPCEAQLECLDNGDGTCSVSYVPTEPGDYNINILFADTHIPGSPFKAHVVPCFDASKVKCSGPGLERATAGEAGQFHVDCSSAGSAELTIEIRSEAGLPAEVHIQDHGDGTHTITYIPLCPGAYTVTIKYGGQPVPNFPSKLQVEPAVDTSGVQCYGPGIEGQGVFREATTEFSVDARALTQTGGPHVKARVANPSGNLTETYVQDCGDGTYKVEYTPYEEGLHSVDVTYDGSPVPSSPFQVPVTEGCDPSRVRVHGPGIQSGTTNKPNKFTVETRVSVWARGAGTGGLGLAVEGPSEAKMSCMDNKDGSCSVEYIPYEAGTYSLNVTYGGHQVPGSPFKVPVHDVTDASKVKCSGPGLSSGMVRANLPQSFQVDTSKAGVAPLQVKVQGPKGLVEPVDVVDNADGTQTVNYVPSREGPYSISVLYGEEEVTRSPFKVKVLPTHDASKVKASGPGLNTTGVPASLPVEFTIDAKDAGEGLLAVQITDPEGKPKKTHIQDNHDGTYTVAYVPDVTGRYTILIKYGGDEIPFSPYRVRAVPTGDASKCTVTGAGIGPTIQIGEETVITVDTKAAGKGKVTCTVCTPDGSEVDVDVVENEDGTFDIFYTAPQPGKYVICVRFGGEHVPNSPFQVTALAGDQPTAQTPLRPQQLAPPYTYAPGGPQTWAPERPLVGVNGLDVTGLRPFDLVIPFTIKKGEITGEVRMPSGKVAQPGITDNKDGTVTVRYAPSEAGLHEMDIRYDNMHIPGSPLQFYVDHVNCGHVTAYGPGLSHGVVNKPAVFTVNTKDAGEGGLSLAIEGPSKADISCTDNQDGTCSVSYLPVLPGDYSILVKYNEQHIPGSPFTARVTGDDSMRMSHLKVGSAADIPINISETDLSLLTATVVPPSGREEPCLLKRLRNGHVGISFVPKETGEHLVHVKKNGQHVASSPIPVVISQSEIGDASRVRVSGQGLHEGHTFEPAEFIIDTRDAGYGGLSLSIEGPSKVDINTEDLEDGTCRVTYCPTEPGNYIINIKFADQHVPGSPFSVKVTGEGRVKESITRRRRAPSVANVGSHCDLSLKIPEISIQDMTAQVTSPSGKSHEAEIVEGENHTYCIRFVPAEMGMHTVSVKYKGQHVPGSPFQFTVGPLGEGGAHKVRAGGPGLERAEAGVPAEFSIWTREAGAGGLAIAVEGPSKAEISFEDRKDGSCGVTYVVQEPGDYEVSVKFNEEHIPDSPFVVPVASPSGDARRLTVSSLQESGLKVNQPASFAVSLNGAKGAIDAKVHSPSGALEECYVTEIDQDKYAVRFIPRENGVYLIDVKFNGTHIPGSPFKIRVGEPGHGGDPGLVSAYGTGLEGGVTGSPAEFIVNTSNAGAGALSVTIDGPSKVKMDCQECPEGYRVTYTPMAPGSYLISIKYGGPYHIGGSPFKAKVTGPRLVSNHSLHETSSVFVDSLTKTAGVPQHGAPGPGPTDASKVLAKGLGLSKAYVGQKSSFTVDCSKAGNNMLLVGVHGPRTPCEEILVKHVGSRLYSVSYLLKDKGEYTLVVKWGDEHIPGSPYRVLVP, from the exons ACAGCAAGGCCATCGTGGACGGGAACCTGAAGCTGATCTTGGGCCTCATCTGGACCCTGATCCTGCACTATTCCATCTCCATGCCCATGTGGGATGAGGATGAGGATGAGGAAGCCAAGAAGCAGACCCCTAAGCAGAGGCTGCTGGGCTGGATCCAGAACAAGCTGCCACAGCTGCCCATTACCAACTTCAGTCGGGACTGGCAGAGTGGCAGGGCCCTGGGTGCCCTTGTTGACAGCTGTGCCCCAG GCCTGTGTCCTGACTGGGACTCCTGGGACGCCAGCAAGCCCGTGAATAATGCAAGGGAAGCTATGCAGCAGGCTGATGACTGGCTGGGCATCCCTCAG GTGATCACCCCAGAGGAGATCGTAGATCCAAATGTGGACGAGCACTCTGTCATGACCTACCTGTCCCAGTTTCCCAAGGCCAAGCTGAAGCCAGGGGCTCCCCTGCGGCCCAAACTGAACCCGAAGAAAGCCCGAGCCTATGGGCCAG GCATCGAGCCCACGGGCAATATGGTGAAGAAGCGGGCCGAGTTCACTGTGGAGACGAGAAGTGCTGGCCAGGGAGAGGTGCTGGTGTATGTGGAGGACCCAGCTGGACACCAGGAGGAG GCAAAGGTGACCGCCAATAATGACAAGAACCGTACCTTCTCTGTCTGGTACATCCCTGAGGTGATGGGGACTCACAAG GTCACTGTGCTCTTTGCTGGCCAGCATATTGCCAAGAGCCCCTTTGAGGTATATGTGGACAAGTCCCAGGGTGACGCCAGCAAAGTGACTGCCCAGGGGCCTGGCCTGGAGCCCAGCGGCAACATTGCCAACAAGACCACCTACTTTGAGATCTTCACGGCAG GAGCTGGCACAGGCGAGGTGGAGGTCGTGATCCAGGACCCTGCAGGACAGAAGGGCACTGTGGAGCCTCAGCTCGAAGCCCGGGGCGACAGCACTTACCGCTGCAGCTACCAGCCCACCATGGAGGGCATCCACACAGTGCATGTCACCTTTGCTGGCATGCCCATCCCTCGCAGCCCCTACACTGTCACTGTTGGCCAAG CCTGTAACCCGGGTGCCTGCCGCGCTGTTGGCCGGGGCCTTCAGCCCAAGGGTGTACGGGTGAAGGAGACTGCCGACTTCAAGGTGTACACGAAAGGTGCAGGCAGTGGGGAGCTGAAGGTCACTGTGAAGGGTCCCA AGGGTGAGGAGCGTGTGAAGCAGAAAGACCTGGGGGATGGCGTCTATGGCTTTGAGTATTACCCCATGGTTCCTGGCATGTACACCGTCACCATCACATGGGGCAGCCAGAACATTGGGCGCAG CCCCTTTGAGGTGAAGGTTGGCACTGAGTGTGGCGATCAGAAGGTGCgggcctggggccctgggctggaGGGCGGCGTTGTGGGTAGGTCGGCTGACTTCGTGGTGGAGGCCATTGGGGATGACGTGGGCACCCTGG GCTTCTCGGTGGAGGGCCCATCACAGGCCAAGATCGAATGTGACGACAAGGGAGATGGCTCCTGTGATGTGCGCTACTGGCCCCAGGAGGCTGGCGAGTATGCCGTGCATGTGCTGTGCAATAGTGAGGACATCCGCCTCAGCCCCTTCATGGCTGACATCCGCGAGGCCCCCCAGGACTTCCACCCAGATCGG GTGAAGGCACGTGGGCCTGGATTGGAGAAGACAGGTGTGGCTGTCAACAAGCCGGCAGAGTTCATAGTGGATGCCAAGCATGGTGGGAAGGCACCTCTCCGGGTCCAAGTCCAG GACAGTGAGGGCTGCCCCGTGGAGGCATCCGTCAAGGACAATGGCAATGGCACTTACAGCTGCTCCTATGTGCCCAGGAAGCCTGTGAAGCACACCGCCATGGTGTCCTGGGGAGGTGTCAGCATTCCTCACAGCCCCTTCAGG GTGAATGTGGGGGCTGGTAGCCACCCAAACAAAGTCAAGGTGTATGGCCCAGGAGTGGCCAAGACGGGACTCAAGGCTCATGAGCCCACCTACTTCACTGTGGACTGCACAGAGGCCGGCCAGG GTGATGTCAGCATTGGCATCAAGTGTGCCCCTGGCGTGGTGGGCCCCACGGAGGCCGACATCGATTTCGACATCATCCGCAACGACAACGACACCTTCACAGTCAAGTACACACCACGAGGGGCTGGCAGCTACACCATCATGGTCCTCTTTGCTGACCAG GCCACCCCCACTAGCCCCATCCGGGTCAAGGTGGAGCCCTCCCACGATGCTAGCAAGGTGAAAGCCGAGGGCCCTGGCCTCAGTCGCACTG GTGTGGAGCTTGGCAAACCCACCCACTTCACAGTCAGTGCTAAAGCTGCTGGCAAAGGCCAGCTGGATGTCCAGTTCTCAGGGCCGGCCAAGGGGGATGCAGTACGTGACGTGGACATCATTGACCACCATGACAACACCTACACGGTCAAGTACACTCCTGTGCAACAG GGCCCAGTGGGCATCAATGTCACTTACGGAGGGGATCCTATCCCCAAAAGCCCCTTCTCAGTGGGGGTGGCTCCAAGCCTGGACCTCAGCAAGATCAAGGTGTCTGGCCTGGGAGAGA AGGTGGATGTTGGCAAAGACCAGGAATTCACAGTCAAATCAAAGGGCGCTGGTGGCCAAGGCAAAGTGGCATCCAAGATTGTGGGCCCCTTGGGCACAGTAGTGCCCTGCAAGGTGGAACCAGGCCTGGGGACTGACAACAGTGTGGTGCGCTTTGTGCCCCGAGAGGAGGGACCCTATGAGGTTGAGGTGACCTACGATGGTGTGCCTGTGCCTGGCAGCCCCTTCCCTCTGGAAGCCGTACCCCCCACCAAGCCTAGCAAG GTGAAGGCGTTtgggccagggctgcagggggGTAGTGCAGGCTCCCCTGCCCGCTTCACCATCGACACCAAGGGTGCTGGCACAGGCGGACTGGGCCTGACAGTGGAGGGCCCCTGTGAGGCCCAGCTCGAGTGCCTAGACAACGGGGATGGCACATGCTCTGTGTCCTACGTGCCCACTGAACCTGGGGACtacaacatcaacattctcttcGCTGATACCCATATCCCCGGCTCCCCATTCAAGGCCCATGTGGTTCCCTGCTTTGACGCGTCCAAGGTCAAGTGCTCAGGCCCTGGGCTGGAGCGGGCCACTGCTGGTGAGGCAGGCCAGTTCCATGTGGACTGCTCAAGTGCAGGCAGCGCAGAGCTGACCATCGAGATCCGTTCTGAGGCGGGGCTGCCCGCCGAGGTACATATCCAGGACCATGGTGACGGCACACACACCATCACCTACATCCCCCTTTGCCCTGGGGCCTACACTGTCACCATCAAGTACGGCGGCCAGCCAGTTCCCAACTTCCCCAGCAAGCTGCAAGTGGAGCCTGCAGTGGACACCTCAGGTGTCCAGTGCTATGGGCCTGGGATCGAGGGTCAAG GTGTCTTCCGAGAGGCTACTACCGAATTCAGTGTGGATGCCCGGGCTCTGACACAGACTGGAGGGCCCCATGTCAAGGCTCGTGTGGCCAACCCCTCGGGCAACCTGACCGAGACCTACGTGCAGGACTGTGGTGACGGCACATATAAAGTGGAGTACACCCCTTATGAGGAGG GACTCCACTCTGTGGATGTGACCTATGATGGCAGCCCTGTGCCCAGCAGCCCCTTCCAGGTGCCTGTGACTGAGGGTTGTGACCCCTCCCGAGTACGCGTCCATGGGCCTGGCATCCAAAGTGGCACCACCAACAAGCCCAACAAGTTCACTGTGGAGACCAG GGTGTCTGTCTGGGCCAGGGGAGCTGGCACAgggggcctgggcctggctgtCGAGGGCCCCTCTGAGGCCAAGATGTCCTGCATGGATAACAAGGATGGCAGCTGCTCAGTTGAGTACATCCCTTATGAGGCTGGTACCTACAGTCTTAATGTCACCTATGGTGGCCACCAAGTACCAG GCAGTCCTTTCAAAGTCCCTGTGCATGATGTGACGGATGCATCCAAGGTCAAGTGCTCTGGGCCTGGCTTGAGCTCAGGCATGGTCCGTGCCAACCTTCCTCAGTCCTTCCAGGTGGACACGAGCAAGGCTGGTGTGGCCCCACTACAGGTCAAAGTGCAGGGTCCCAAAG GCCTGGTAGAGCCAGTAGACGTGGTGGACAATGCTGATGGCACCCAGACTGTCAACTATGTGCCCAGCCGTGAGGGGCCCTACAGCATCTCAGTGCTATATGGGGAAGAGGAGGTGACCCGCAG TCCCTTCAAGGTCAAGGTGCTGCCTACGCACGATGCCAGCAAGGTGAAAGCCAGCGGCCCTGGGCTCAACACCACTGGTGTGCCCGCCAGCCTGCCTGTGGAATTCACCATTGACGCGAAGGATGCAGGAGAGGGCCTGCTGGCTGTCCAGATCACG GACCCCGAGGGCAAGCCCAAGAAGACACACATCCAAGATAATCATGATGGCACATACACGGTAGCCTATGTGCCAGATGTGACAGGCCGCTACACCATCCTCATCAAGTATGGAGGTGATGAGATCCCCTTCTCCCCATACCGTGTCCGGGCTGTGCCCACTGGAGATGCCAGCAAGTGCACAGTCACAG GTGCTGGCATTGGCCCCACCATCCAGATTGGGGAGGAGACAGTGATCACTGTGGACACCAAGGCAGCAGGCAAAGGCAAGGTGACCTGCACTGTGTGCACACCTGACGGCTCTGAGGTAGACGTGGACGTGGTAGAGAATGAGGATGGCacctttgacatcttctacacaGCCCCCCAGCCGGGCAAATACGTCATCTGCGTGCGCTTTGGTGGCGAGCATGTGCCCAACAGCCCTTTCCAAGTGACG GCACTGGCTGGGGATCAGCCCACAGCCCAGACCCCGCTACGGCCCCAGCAGCTGGCTCCGCCATACACCTATGCGCCGGGTGGCCCGCAGACCTGG GCCCCAGAGAGACCCCTGGTGGGTGTCAATGGGTTAGATGTGACCGGTTTGAGGCCCTTTGACCTCGTCATCCCCTTCACCATCAAGAAAGGCGAGATTACTG GGGAGGTACGGATGCCCTCAGGCAAGGTGGCACAGCCGGGCATCACCGACAACAAGGATGGCACTGTGACTGTGCGCTATGCACCCAGTGAGGCTGGCCTGCATGAGATGGACATCCGCTACGATAACATGCACATTCCAG GAAGCCCCCTGCAGTTCTATGTGGATCACGTCAACTGCGGCCATGTCACTGCCTACGGGCCTGGTCTCAGCCATGGAGTAGTAAACAAACCTGCTGTCTTCACCGTCAACACCAAGGATGCAGGAGAAG GGGGCTTGTCCCTGGCCATTGAGGGCCCATCCAAAGCAGATATCAGCTGCACCGACAACCAAGATGGGACATGCAGTGTCTCCTACCTGCCCGTGCTGCCCGGTGACTATAGTATCCTGGTCAAATACAATGAGCAGCACATCCCGGGCAGCCCCTTTACTGCCAGGGTCACAG GTGACGACTCAATGCGCATGTCGCACCTGAAGGTGGGCTCTGCTGCTGACATCCCCATCAATATCTCGGAGACGGACCTCAGCCTGCTGACAGCTACTGTGGTGCCACCCTCAGGCCGGGAGGAACCGTGTCTGCTAAAGCGGCTGCGCAACGGCCACGTGG GAATCTCATTCGTGCCCAAGGAGACGGGGGAGCACCTGGTGCATGTGAAGAAGAACGGCCAGCATGTGGCAAGCAGCCCCATCCCAGTGGTGATCAGCCAGTCGGAGATTGGGGATGCCAGCCGGGTGCGGGTCTCAGGCCAGGGCCTTCACGAAGGCCACACCTTTGAGCCTGCAGAGTTTATCATCGACACTCGTGATGCAG GCTATGGTGGCCTCAGCCTATCCATTGAGGGCCCCAGCAAGGTGGACATCAATACAGAGGACCTGGAGGATGGTACCTGCAGGGTCACCTACTGCCCCACAGAGCCTGGAAACTACATCATCAACATCAAGTTTGCTGACCAGCATGTGCCTG GCAGCCCCTTCTCCGTGAAGGTGACAGGAGAGGGCCGAGTGAAAGAGAGCATCACACGCAGGCGACGGGCCCCATCAGTGGCCAATGTTGGCAGTCACTGTGACCTCAGCCTGAAGATCCCTG AAATTAGCATCCAGGACATGACAGCTCAGGTAACCAGCCCATCAGGCAAGAGCCATGAGGCTGAGATAGTGGAAGGAGAGAACCATACATACTGCATCCGCTTTGTGCCTGCTGAGATGGGCATGCATACAGTCAGCGTCAAGTACAAGGGCCAGCACGTACCTGGGAGCCCCTTCCAGTTCACCGTGGGGCCCCTAGGGGAAGGGGGAGCCCACAAGGTTCGTGCTGGGGGCCCCGGCCTGGAGAGGGCTGAAGCCGGAGTGCCAG CTGAATTCAGCATTTGGACCAGGGAAGCTGGCGCCGGGGGCCTAGCCATTGCTGTCGAGGGCCCCAGCAAGGCTGAGATCTCCTTTGAGGACCGCAAGGATGGCTCCTGTGGTGTGACCTATGTGGTCCAGGAGCCAG GTGACTACGAGGTCTCAGTCAAGTTCAACGAGGAGCATATCCCTGACAGCCCCTTCGTGGTGCCTGTGGCTTCTCCGTCTGGCGACGCCCGCCGCCTTACTGTTTCTAGTCTTCAg GAGTCAGGGCTAAAGGTCAACCAGCCAGCCTCTTTTGCAGTCAGCCTGAACGGGGCCAAGGGGGCGATCGATGCCAAGGTGCACAGCCCCTCAGGAGCCCTGGAGGAGTGCTATGTCACAGAGATTGACCAAG ATAAGTATGCTGTACGCTTTATCCCACGGGAGAATGGTGTGTACCTGATTGATGTCAAGTTCAATGGCACCCACATCCCTGGAAGTCCCTTCAAGATCCGAGTTGGGGAGCCTGGGCATGGAGGGGACCCAGGCCTGGTGTCCGCTTATGGAACTGGCCTAGAAGGCGGTGTCACAG GGAGCCCAGCTGAGTTTATCGTGAACACAAGCAATGCGGGAGCTGGGGCCCTATCAGTAACCATTGATGGGCCCTCCAAGGTGAAGATGGATTGCCAGGAATGCCCTGAGGGCTACCGTGTCACCTACACCCCTATGGCACCTGGCAGCTACCTCATCTCCATCAAGTATGGTGGCCCCTACCACATTGGGGGCAGCCCCTTCAAGGCCAAAGTCACAG GTCCTCGTCTCGTTAGCAACCACAGCCTCCATGAGACCTCATCGGTCTTTGTGGACTCCCTGACCAAGACTGCTGGTGTCCCCCAGCATGGGGCCCCAGGCCCAGGTCCCACTGACGCCAGCAAGGTGCTGGCCAAGGGCCTGGGGCTGAGCAAGGCCTATGTGGGCCAGAAGAGCAGCTTCACGGTGGACTGCAGCAAAGCAG gCAACAACATGCTGCTGGTAGGGGTGCACGGCCCCCGGACACCCTGTGAGGAGATCCTGGTGAAGCATGTGGGCAGTAGGCTCTACAGCGTCTCCTACCTACTCAAGGATAAGGGGGAGTACACGCTGGTGGTCAAGTGGGGCGATGAGCACATCCCAGGCAGCCCCTACCGTGTCTTGGTACCCTGA